The Legionella cincinnatiensis genome includes a region encoding these proteins:
- a CDS encoding tetratricopeptide repeat protein: MKFFISWLVFLRNAIILLLLVGPFVFILHVGYLHASSTNESNANTLLTDYYSLRLKDPSSARMILLQAAQKFPDNELIQSELGYLLLQEENYQKALVYLKAAHRINPENSDYTMQIGYTLNSLHQYEEALKYFREVAATNKGINGIKAQDILDRYAKKKSGMSPENQLATISTAAKTVVRNMGINSNIPVTTDQTQAHTYHVLLKFNPKQAKIFLDHILSLYPNNVLMIREKGIQKLRENDYKDAIVFFSKAWSIKHDDELLSLLGEAWLRSGNLPQAEYWLLQGAKSSDDKIKNQAKNLLDMLEKGIVSTQLPDRLTPEDIYYILRERRTKEAVKILSEIIKRQPENATLQMEMGYFFLKEHQPEKALPYILKAHEIDSHNWDITLQGAYVYSLLKENKKAQEFFSLALKSSNPAVINKARTGLRMLTIRNENKKTPLSLYDHLMNNYYALQKEHPQQAQKILEQVLKHYPNDYRALREMGFLMIREKNNAQAVSYLIKAWELQPESYDLALQIGYLFDDLGKKRDAFLWFKKAFPSHDSDIRDKSYKAMINLGSQRFQFFNPPWFADIWSAPFEYSRFSLFVIPEHLRVGRSFGKRNQIEVYYNNYTNKDSRSRSGGNGQLPSIYDDNYILNGAGIRYYTNTKIPLIFYFEAGMAYDLIYRNRDRWRDDRRGGVLSWYYWGPLPSYAERIVFPFSQADDFYGDSSWFSRYRNDWITYGRIRKGYRVMQYRNMSLIAYARGFLIVDTNKYFYNNLVEYGPGIAIVPNNTWPVAFRLERRFGQYIKVNGPEINPYGSSYASNVAMFEMYYRF; encoded by the coding sequence ATGAAGTTTTTCATTTCATGGTTGGTTTTTTTACGAAATGCTATTATATTGCTGCTCCTTGTGGGGCCTTTTGTATTTATATTGCATGTTGGATATTTGCATGCATCATCTACTAATGAATCAAATGCTAATACCCTTCTTACCGATTATTATTCATTAAGGCTAAAAGATCCTTCATCGGCAAGGATGATTTTGTTGCAAGCAGCGCAAAAATTTCCAGACAACGAGCTGATACAATCTGAACTTGGGTATTTGTTGTTGCAGGAAGAAAATTACCAAAAGGCTCTAGTTTATTTAAAAGCTGCACATCGGATTAATCCCGAAAATTCTGATTATACAATGCAAATAGGCTATACGTTAAATTCACTCCATCAATATGAAGAGGCACTTAAATATTTTCGTGAAGTTGCTGCAACCAATAAAGGAATAAACGGTATTAAAGCTCAGGATATTTTAGATCGCTACGCCAAAAAAAAATCTGGAATGTCTCCTGAAAATCAATTAGCAACAATCTCTACTGCCGCGAAAACAGTAGTAAGAAATATGGGCATCAATAGCAATATTCCCGTTACCACGGATCAGACTCAAGCTCACACTTACCATGTGCTATTAAAGTTTAATCCTAAACAGGCAAAAATATTTCTTGACCATATTCTTTCGTTGTATCCAAACAATGTATTAATGATTCGAGAAAAAGGGATCCAAAAATTGCGGGAAAATGATTATAAAGATGCCATTGTTTTTTTTTCCAAAGCGTGGTCCATTAAGCATGATGACGAGCTTTTGAGCCTTCTTGGAGAGGCTTGGTTACGTTCCGGAAATCTCCCTCAAGCTGAATATTGGCTCTTGCAAGGCGCTAAGTCCTCAGATGATAAGATTAAAAATCAGGCTAAAAACTTATTGGATATGCTGGAAAAAGGTATTGTTTCCACACAATTACCTGATAGGTTAACGCCCGAAGACATCTATTACATTTTAAGAGAACGAAGAACAAAAGAAGCAGTAAAGATTCTATCAGAAATTATTAAGAGGCAGCCTGAAAATGCAACCTTACAGATGGAAATGGGTTATTTTTTTCTTAAGGAGCACCAACCAGAAAAAGCACTCCCTTACATTCTCAAAGCCCACGAGATCGATAGTCATAATTGGGATATTACCTTGCAAGGAGCTTACGTATATTCTTTATTGAAAGAAAATAAAAAAGCGCAAGAATTTTTTAGTTTAGCATTAAAATCCTCCAATCCAGCCGTTATCAATAAAGCACGCACTGGCTTACGAATGTTAACAATAAGAAATGAAAATAAAAAAACTCCACTATCCCTTTATGACCATTTAATGAATAATTATTATGCGCTACAAAAAGAACATCCACAACAAGCCCAAAAAATCCTGGAACAGGTTCTAAAACACTATCCTAATGATTATCGTGCCCTCCGGGAAATGGGTTTCTTAATGATTCGCGAAAAAAATAATGCACAGGCCGTAAGTTATCTTATCAAGGCTTGGGAGTTGCAACCTGAAAGCTATGATCTAGCATTACAAATTGGTTATTTATTTGATGACTTAGGAAAAAAGCGAGATGCTTTTTTATGGTTCAAAAAAGCGTTTCCCTCTCATGACTCTGATATCAGAGATAAAAGCTATAAGGCTATGATTAATTTAGGTAGTCAACGGTTCCAGTTTTTCAATCCGCCTTGGTTTGCCGATATTTGGTCTGCGCCTTTTGAATATAGCCGATTTTCTCTGTTTGTAATTCCTGAACACTTACGTGTGGGACGGAGCTTTGGTAAACGAAATCAAATTGAGGTCTATTATAATAATTACACAAATAAAGATAGTCGCTCACGAAGTGGGGGTAATGGCCAGCTACCTAGTATTTATGATGACAATTATATTTTGAACGGTGCTGGAATTCGATATTACACTAATACAAAAATTCCCCTTATATTTTATTTTGAAGCAGGAATGGCCTACGATCTTATATATAGGAACAGGGATCGTTGGCGAGATGATAGGCGGGGCGGTGTCTTATCATGGTATTACTGGGGGCCGCTACCTAGTTATGCTGAGCGCATAGTGTTTCCTTTTTCCCAAGCAGATGATTTTTATGGTGATTCTTCCTGGTTTTCCAGATACCGAAATGATTGGATTACCTACGGGCGTATTCGAAAAGGATATCGAGTCATGCAATATCGCAATATGAGTCTTATCGCGTATGCTAGAGGATTTCTTATCGTTGATACGAATAAATATTTTTACAATAACCTGGTTGAATACGGACCAGGGATCGCGATCGTTCCTAATAATACTTGGCCGGTTGCATTTCGTCTTGAAAGAAGATTTGGCCAATATATAAAAGTAAATGGTCCTGAAATAAACCCCTATGGATCAAGCTATGCTTCCAATGTAGCTATGTTTGAAATGTATTATCGATTTTAG
- the wecB gene encoding non-hydrolyzing UDP-N-acetylglucosamine 2-epimerase encodes MRKKNIVCICGTRPEVIKFVSIVRALEKTDWANVILVSTGQHREMLDQKLGYFGLKPKRDLNLMQPNQQLAQLTARLIAAIDEALKEEAVDLILVQGDTSTTLAAAMVAFFNKIPLGYIESGLRSGDIFHPFPEEINRILICRLATLNFAATEKAKQNLLAEGIRADSIYVTGNTSIDILLEEAQKPITVKIPIDSGKKLIFVTTHRRENFGEPLVHICQGIRKFVDLNNTVQVVIPVHKNPNVYEVIHRILGNHPQVLLTDPLDYDQQVALMKASYFIMTDSGGIQEEAPTFGKPLLILRENTDRPEGIEEGVAQIIGTSTDSVFNAACTLLQNRALWEKMARKTMPYGDGHAAERILEIIRNWFTISH; translated from the coding sequence ATGAGAAAAAAAAATATTGTCTGTATTTGTGGAACACGGCCTGAAGTTATTAAATTTGTTTCTATTGTACGAGCGCTGGAAAAAACTGATTGGGCCAATGTTATTTTAGTCTCTACAGGCCAGCATCGTGAAATGCTCGATCAGAAATTAGGTTATTTTGGTTTAAAACCAAAACGCGACTTGAATCTGATGCAACCTAATCAGCAACTTGCCCAATTGACCGCGCGATTAATCGCTGCAATTGATGAAGCTCTAAAAGAAGAAGCTGTTGATTTAATTCTGGTACAGGGAGATACAAGCACGACTTTAGCCGCAGCTATGGTTGCTTTTTTCAACAAAATCCCATTAGGTTATATTGAATCGGGGTTACGTTCAGGGGACATTTTTCATCCATTTCCTGAAGAAATAAATCGTATTCTTATATGTCGTCTTGCCACACTTAATTTCGCTGCCACCGAGAAAGCGAAACAAAATCTTTTAGCAGAGGGCATTCGTGCTGATTCTATCTATGTTACAGGAAATACGAGTATTGACATCCTATTAGAAGAGGCCCAAAAGCCAATTACTGTAAAGATCCCAATAGATTCGGGCAAAAAATTGATTTTTGTTACGACCCATCGACGAGAAAACTTTGGAGAGCCCCTAGTACATATTTGCCAAGGAATACGTAAGTTTGTTGACCTAAATAATACAGTTCAGGTAGTTATCCCAGTTCACAAGAACCCGAATGTTTATGAAGTGATACACAGAATTTTAGGCAATCATCCACAGGTACTGCTCACAGATCCTCTTGACTATGATCAGCAGGTTGCTTTGATGAAAGCCAGTTACTTTATTATGACTGATTCAGGTGGTATTCAAGAAGAGGCTCCAACATTTGGTAAACCTCTTTTGATATTACGGGAAAATACTGATAGGCCGGAGGGTATTGAAGAAGGTGTCGCTCAAATCATTGGTACGTCAACAGATTCTGTTTTTAATGCGGCATGCACGTTGTTGCAAAACCGTGCATTATGGGAAAAAATGGCTCGGAAAACAATGCCTTATGGTGATGGCCATGCCGCTGAAAGAATTCTCGAAATTATTAGAAACTGGTTTACCATATCTCACTAA
- a CDS encoding Rieske 2Fe-2S domain-containing protein, with amino-acid sequence MQITYLGHAGFCLETNSTVIIMDPWLSPHGAFDAAWFQYPKNHHMAEHVRKILNTNKKDKYLYISHEHKDHFDIEFLESIENRDFTLILADFYHPVVKNNLIKRHYQCKEIINLKDSESFYFKDGFLTLFILDVELDCDSAILVKTDSGSFLNLNDCKIHERLAMIDKNYGPIDILAGQFSGAVWHPTCFQMDQEKYSIICKNKTLRKFEYIAKSIETMKPLMYLPSSGPPCFLDPLLFSINNQEINTYPRARQLIEYLDMHFLDKQIQTQWPELMPGDVLDTQNLKFTYLSPIRIDDKDFKEYVYAYAKQFENFFKQRQIENSKINPQQVFIQLGIELKKRLEKMEPVRKYLSTFLYFSLEEYKKEIYCVDFQEGTVNITNEVDRAKDFFWITTPAWQINKVFNKEISWPDFALTFRLLIERVPDIYNTLVHGFTTLETESLERFCQVFLNILSKNERIKINYKGKTYSVLRYCPHQGGDLSKGWIEDCFLICPRHQWKFDLENHGKCRYNNASIDAVCLNDVNNKKKEN; translated from the coding sequence ATGCAAATCACCTACTTAGGGCATGCTGGTTTTTGTTTGGAAACTAACTCTACAGTAATCATTATGGATCCCTGGCTATCGCCACATGGGGCTTTTGATGCTGCCTGGTTTCAATACCCTAAAAATCATCATATGGCAGAACATGTAAGAAAGATATTAAATACTAATAAGAAAGATAAGTATCTTTATATTAGCCATGAGCACAAAGATCATTTTGACATAGAGTTTTTGGAATCTATTGAAAACCGTGATTTTACGCTTATTCTAGCTGATTTTTATCATCCAGTAGTTAAAAATAATTTAATAAAACGCCATTACCAATGCAAAGAAATTATTAATCTAAAGGATAGCGAATCGTTTTATTTCAAAGATGGATTTTTAACATTATTCATATTAGATGTAGAACTTGATTGTGACTCAGCAATCCTTGTAAAAACAGATTCAGGAAGTTTCCTTAATCTAAATGATTGTAAAATTCATGAAAGATTGGCGATGATAGATAAAAATTACGGCCCAATAGATATTTTAGCAGGTCAATTTTCTGGAGCGGTTTGGCATCCAACTTGCTTTCAAATGGATCAAGAAAAATATTCAATTATTTGCAAGAACAAAACATTACGAAAATTTGAATATATTGCCAAATCTATTGAAACAATGAAGCCTTTAATGTACTTACCTTCGTCTGGACCTCCCTGCTTTTTAGACCCGCTCTTATTTTCAATTAATAATCAGGAAATAAATACATATCCGCGAGCAAGGCAATTAATTGAGTATCTAGATATGCATTTTCTTGATAAGCAAATCCAAACGCAGTGGCCCGAACTTATGCCAGGAGATGTTCTTGATACCCAAAATTTAAAATTCACTTATCTATCTCCTATCAGAATAGATGATAAAGACTTCAAAGAGTATGTTTATGCTTATGCGAAACAGTTTGAAAATTTTTTTAAACAACGCCAAATTGAAAACTCAAAAATTAATCCGCAACAAGTTTTTATTCAATTAGGAATTGAATTAAAAAAAAGATTGGAAAAAATGGAGCCAGTTAGAAAATATTTATCAACTTTTTTATATTTCTCTCTTGAGGAATATAAAAAAGAAATATATTGTGTCGATTTTCAAGAGGGCACAGTAAATATAACCAATGAAGTTGATCGAGCTAAAGATTTTTTTTGGATTACTACTCCTGCCTGGCAAATTAACAAAGTATTTAATAAGGAAATCAGTTGGCCTGATTTTGCTCTCACTTTTCGCCTCCTCATAGAAAGAGTACCTGATATTTACAATACTCTCGTGCATGGATTTACAACCCTAGAAACTGAAAGCTTGGAGCGCTTTTGCCAAGTGTTCTTAAATATTCTATCAAAGAATGAACGCATTAAAATCAATTACAAAGGTAAAACTTATTCTGTTTTAAGATATTGTCCTCATCAAGGCGGCGATTTGTCAAAAGGTTGGATTGAGGACTGTTTTTTAATATGTCCTAGGCATCAATGGAAATTTGATCTTGAAAATCATGGTAAATGTAGATACAATAACGCCAGTATCGATGCAGTTTGTCTAAATGATGTTAATAACAAGAAAAAAGAAAATTAA
- the wecB gene encoding non-hydrolyzing UDP-N-acetylglucosamine 2-epimerase: MTTKKIICVIGTRPEAIKMAPVIMALKEQKWASIYVLATAQHREMLDQMLALFNIKPNFDLNIMRPNQSLSNLTSKLMDDLDNILRAGAYDLVLAQGDTTSTFASALAAFYLHIPFYHIEAGLRSGNIRHPFPEEINRLLVTQLAALHFAPTLSNKNNLMAAGISENSIYVTGNTVIDALRYISKQPIQNNLHFDKDKRLILVTSHRRENFGKPFQEICTALRKLAAEFDDIEFLFPVHPNPNVTKIAYQELGEIPQIHLTRPLDYNIFVHVLNQSYLVLTDSGGIQEEAPALGKPVLILRETTERTEIIEAGVGKLVPLNADDIFSYTAELLRSKEKYNNMVKTILPYGDGTAAQKIVNVIKDVYFL, translated from the coding sequence ATGACGACAAAAAAAATTATATGTGTCATTGGGACTCGCCCAGAAGCCATAAAAATGGCTCCCGTGATAATGGCTCTTAAAGAACAAAAATGGGCGAGCATCTATGTCCTAGCTACAGCACAGCATCGTGAAATGTTAGATCAAATGTTGGCACTTTTTAATATTAAACCAAATTTTGATTTAAATATTATGAGGCCAAATCAATCCTTATCCAATCTTACGTCAAAGTTAATGGATGACCTCGATAATATATTACGAGCAGGGGCTTATGATTTGGTACTTGCTCAAGGAGATACTACGAGTACATTTGCCTCTGCTTTAGCAGCATTTTATTTACATATTCCTTTTTACCATATTGAGGCGGGTCTGCGCTCTGGAAATATCAGACATCCATTCCCGGAGGAAATAAATAGATTGCTCGTAACACAACTCGCAGCTCTCCATTTCGCGCCAACATTAAGCAATAAAAATAATTTAATGGCGGCAGGTATATCAGAAAACTCCATATATGTCACAGGAAATACTGTGATTGATGCTCTGCGTTATATATCGAAACAACCAATTCAGAATAATCTACATTTTGATAAGGACAAACGCTTAATTCTTGTAACTAGCCATAGACGGGAAAATTTTGGGAAACCTTTTCAGGAGATTTGCACTGCTTTACGAAAATTGGCAGCTGAATTTGATGATATAGAGTTTTTATTTCCAGTCCATCCAAATCCCAATGTTACAAAAATTGCATATCAAGAACTGGGTGAGATACCACAAATCCACCTAACACGTCCCCTGGATTATAATATTTTTGTTCATGTTCTTAATCAATCCTATCTCGTTTTGACAGATTCTGGAGGAATACAAGAAGAGGCACCTGCTCTGGGTAAACCCGTATTAATCTTAAGAGAAACAACCGAACGCACGGAAATTATAGAGGCTGGTGTAGGGAAACTTGTGCCTCTAAATGCAGATGACATATTCAGCTATACCGCAGAATTGCTGAGATCTAAAGAGAAATATAATAATATGGTAAAAACTATATTGCCTTATGGAGATGGAACTGCCGCACAAAAAATTGTAAACGTAATCAAGGACGTCTACTTTTTATAA
- a CDS encoding cellulose biosynthesis cyclic di-GMP-binding regulatory protein BcsB has product MIILYRATWFLLMWAFFTTLNASTLLSSTDSLIQQTYTLNQISKINTGILEGRKPSYTFYIPIPSQWEVLNIDLNLIIQFSPLLLNSSSLTLMVGDLPIDSIKLDKAVSQPILWRVSIPKALIQKKITTVRLIGYMKISDDVCSDVENPGNWITLVGNSSVTYHYQNRSENLKLSDFPYPFIHNDAPFVDKIAFVMPDKMTANDFAPYFNLANILSKRASWRGIDFETILTNDVGHISSSNPVIIVSTPDLIDFSSLKFPNGIHLEHNQWMQNGTRLSDDSGFIWIYPNKQQPVLVISANTQQGIATAINSINSNVMNFNATNPSFFIATPTDIDQPISESPKKLHITFKDLGYNDNTVFGSGQNQLNYQFNLPDQFSNNSVTLFVDYSFSPFLQQNKASTLTISLNGYPVDGALLKTDSAQKVTLELNLPPKLLHLGNNALIITFNMILPEEYCTRDYLNEAWATVYNDSYLEFHQSKAPESNQIKSYPTLMNGLVFVGLPNNSTTTYQNKQLLQELIHFATTLNNSSFLKVMDNQSLPKDSVQHNLVYLSIGKNDSEFMISFRQNINKLIHNLSITSNNTLKGIDKNIFGNAFDKRQDIGFVNISPLGSYNQFALLNIFGYTEDELKLALNLLNDNYKRDSLSGTLAVSFQNGSYTNLSPQEIQDTVNTEIAMEKANRLTLNVIIYSLAGIGLTILAFVIWRFIKSRRP; this is encoded by the coding sequence GTGATAATACTGTATAGAGCCACTTGGTTTTTATTGATGTGGGCATTTTTTACAACTCTGAACGCTTCAACATTATTATCATCTACTGACTCTCTGATTCAACAAACGTATACATTGAATCAAATATCAAAAATTAATACGGGTATTTTGGAGGGACGAAAACCATCCTATACTTTTTATATACCAATACCCTCTCAATGGGAGGTTCTTAATATTGATTTAAATCTGATTATTCAATTTTCCCCTCTTTTACTCAACTCTTCTTCGCTCACTTTAATGGTAGGTGATCTTCCCATTGATTCGATAAAATTAGATAAAGCAGTTTCTCAACCTATTTTATGGCGCGTTTCAATTCCCAAAGCACTTATTCAAAAAAAAATAACAACTGTTCGTCTCATTGGATATATGAAAATTAGTGATGATGTCTGTAGCGATGTTGAAAATCCCGGTAATTGGATAACTCTGGTTGGAAATTCAAGTGTTACTTACCATTATCAAAATCGATCCGAAAATTTGAAACTATCCGATTTTCCCTATCCTTTTATTCATAATGATGCGCCTTTTGTTGATAAAATCGCTTTTGTTATGCCTGATAAGATGACTGCTAACGATTTTGCACCATATTTTAACTTGGCGAATATTCTTAGCAAAAGAGCCAGTTGGCGTGGTATTGATTTCGAGACAATTCTCACAAATGATGTTGGACATATTTCTTCTTCTAATCCCGTTATTATTGTGAGCACCCCAGATCTTATTGATTTTTCTTCACTTAAATTTCCAAACGGAATTCATTTGGAACATAATCAATGGATGCAAAATGGAACCCGTTTGAGCGATGACTCTGGTTTTATATGGATTTATCCGAACAAGCAACAACCCGTCTTGGTTATTTCGGCGAATACTCAACAAGGAATCGCAACAGCAATTAATTCGATTAACTCCAATGTAATGAATTTTAATGCAACTAATCCTTCCTTTTTTATTGCGACGCCAACAGATATAGATCAACCAATAAGCGAGTCCCCAAAAAAGTTACACATAACTTTTAAAGATTTGGGCTATAATGACAATACTGTTTTTGGATCAGGACAAAATCAGTTAAATTATCAGTTTAATTTACCGGATCAATTTTCAAATAACTCTGTCACATTATTTGTAGATTACAGCTTTAGCCCATTTTTACAACAGAATAAAGCTTCCACGTTAACAATAAGTCTTAATGGTTATCCAGTTGATGGGGCGTTACTTAAAACGGATTCAGCACAAAAAGTTACGCTCGAACTTAATTTACCACCAAAATTATTACATTTAGGCAATAATGCATTGATTATAACCTTCAATATGATTTTGCCAGAAGAATACTGCACGCGAGATTATTTGAATGAGGCTTGGGCAACTGTGTATAATGATAGTTATCTTGAATTTCATCAATCCAAGGCCCCCGAAAGTAATCAAATTAAATCCTACCCAACTTTAATGAATGGTTTAGTTTTTGTTGGCTTACCTAATAATAGCACTACAACTTACCAGAATAAGCAATTGCTGCAAGAGTTAATCCATTTTGCGACAACCTTAAATAATAGTTCATTTCTTAAGGTAATGGACAATCAATCTCTTCCAAAGGATTCAGTGCAGCATAATTTAGTTTATTTAAGTATAGGGAAGAATGATTCAGAGTTTATGATTTCATTTAGGCAAAATATTAATAAATTAATACATAATCTTAGCATCACTTCCAATAATACTTTAAAAGGAATTGATAAAAATATTTTTGGGAATGCTTTCGATAAAAGACAAGATATTGGCTTTGTTAACATAAGTCCGTTGGGCTCATATAATCAATTTGCTTTACTTAATATCTTTGGATATACAGAAGATGAATTAAAATTAGCTTTGAATTTATTAAATGATAATTATAAGCGGGATTCTTTGTCAGGCACTCTGGCTGTCTCTTTCCAAAATGGCAGCTATACCAATTTATCACCCCAAGAAATACAAGACACTGTAAACACAGAAATTGCGATGGAAAAAGCGAATCGATTAACACTTAATGTTATTATTTACAGCTTAGCAGGGATCGGGTTAACTATTTTAGCTTTTGTAATTTGGCGTTTTATAAAAAGTAGACGTCCTTGA
- a CDS encoding tetratricopeptide repeat protein: protein MNRRRIIWTILFILIIFYLLIHSAMKNIHSVKRDIPTLLNFYYTHKNTEPLKAKEALDLILQQDPNNPVAIGAKTNWFLQKGDTHSALNFLQENHLLYPKNQTITYELAKIYILLNQYKNAKPLLTSLMLATDKIKQKEAQVLYQSIFPEEHISPVQENLSSFIEPVHFHHKLDFTALYQRVDEIMNLQPESARNYLQHILLIDPNNSEAYSKLGYLELMQKNNESALFYLVKAFSIKPNSTLAVQIAYLFAQKKDKKQAVFFFTYGLTYGNAQLKKQSQQALSYLEKEQQIAQNSTPPQNLSPEEILWNRFYQNRKINPSLASKTIFILLSMHPKDIRTIKEAAYFEMAQKNTTQAIELWKRAYALDHNPASALSIGYLYDEQNNKYFAFRYFNYASKTSNMEVKTKAELAKTGLAGSQFKILPNPYFAEFYTFPFYYSRFDLGVLPIISRLGKTIKQINTDLYFSYRRTKDNRSGTLQGLLIQNSIPQIFEDNAAIYSAGIRKFPWPKIPVLAFLEIGGAEDLVYKFRPRWRKDVRGGLVYYNAWGVKPTYTNKLTLPLKWIITLYSDMIYYSRYNDNIISTSWFRPGFRVATYHSSSLDLYMANYLILDKNHEFYNNIYSLGPGIALQPNNRINVVFRFEALQGYYIPVNSPTPNPYKSHYWNNLAMLEIYFRF from the coding sequence ATGAATCGGAGGAGAATAATTTGGACTATCCTATTCATTTTAATTATTTTTTATCTACTCATTCATTCTGCAATGAAAAATATTCATTCAGTCAAAAGAGATATTCCAACGTTACTTAATTTCTATTATACCCATAAAAATACAGAACCCCTAAAAGCAAAAGAGGCGTTAGATCTCATTTTGCAACAAGATCCAAACAACCCAGTTGCAATTGGAGCTAAAACAAACTGGTTTCTTCAGAAAGGCGATACTCATTCTGCTTTGAATTTTCTACAGGAAAATCATTTACTCTATCCCAAAAACCAAACCATTACTTATGAATTAGCAAAAATTTACATCCTATTGAATCAATATAAAAATGCAAAACCCCTCTTGACCTCACTCATGTTGGCGACTGATAAAATAAAACAAAAAGAAGCGCAAGTGCTTTATCAATCTATATTCCCCGAAGAGCATATTAGCCCAGTACAAGAAAATCTTTCCTCCTTTATTGAGCCAGTTCATTTTCATCATAAATTGGATTTTACTGCATTGTATCAAAGAGTTGATGAAATTATGAATCTACAGCCTGAGTCTGCACGTAATTATTTGCAACATATCCTTTTAATTGATCCCAATAATTCAGAGGCGTACTCAAAACTTGGATACCTTGAATTAATGCAAAAAAATAATGAAAGCGCCCTGTTCTATTTAGTCAAAGCATTTTCAATTAAGCCAAATTCCACTCTTGCGGTCCAAATAGCTTATTTGTTTGCACAGAAAAAAGATAAGAAGCAAGCTGTATTTTTCTTTACCTATGGTCTCACTTATGGAAACGCACAGTTAAAAAAACAATCTCAACAAGCACTTAGTTATTTAGAAAAAGAACAACAAATAGCCCAAAACTCAACACCCCCCCAAAATTTAAGCCCAGAAGAAATACTTTGGAATCGTTTTTATCAAAATAGGAAAATTAATCCAAGTCTTGCTTCGAAAACCATCTTTATCTTATTGTCCATGCATCCAAAAGATATAAGAACTATTAAAGAAGCAGCATACTTTGAAATGGCACAAAAAAATACAACTCAAGCTATTGAACTGTGGAAAAGAGCGTACGCTCTAGATCATAATCCAGCGTCAGCATTAAGTATCGGATATCTGTACGATGAGCAAAATAATAAATATTTTGCATTCCGATATTTTAATTATGCGTCGAAAACGTCGAATATGGAGGTCAAAACCAAAGCAGAGCTTGCAAAAACTGGATTAGCAGGTAGCCAATTTAAAATCTTACCTAATCCTTATTTTGCAGAATTTTATACTTTTCCCTTTTATTATAGCCGCTTTGATTTGGGTGTCTTACCCATAATTTCGCGATTAGGTAAGACCATAAAACAAATAAATACTGATTTATATTTTTCATATCGTAGAACAAAAGACAATCGCTCTGGAACGTTACAAGGGCTACTTATCCAAAACTCGATCCCCCAGATTTTTGAAGACAATGCAGCTATTTATTCAGCAGGTATTCGTAAATTTCCTTGGCCGAAAATACCTGTATTAGCATTCCTTGAAATAGGTGGAGCCGAAGATTTAGTTTATAAATTTCGGCCAAGATGGCGCAAAGATGTTCGTGGCGGGCTTGTTTACTATAATGCTTGGGGAGTTAAACCGACTTATACTAATAAGCTTACATTGCCACTTAAGTGGATCATTACACTCTATTCCGATATGATTTATTACTCACGATACAATGACAACATCATCAGCACATCTTGGTTTAGGCCTGGTTTCAGAGTTGCTACTTACCATAGCTCTTCACTGGATCTTTATATGGCTAATTATTTAATTCTGGATAAAAATCATGAGTTTTATAATAATATCTATTCTCTAGGCCCCGGCATTGCTTTGCAGCCAAATAATCGTATCAATGTTGTTTTTCGTTTCGAAGCATTGCAAGGATACTATATTCCTGTAAATAGCCCTACCCCAAATCCTTATAAATCCCATTACTGGAATAATCTTGCTATGCTAGAAATATATTTTCGTTTTTAA